The Solanum pennellii chromosome 7, SPENNV200 DNA segment GTANNNNNNNNNNNNNNNNNNNNNNNNNNNNNNNNNNNNNNNNNNNNNNNNNNNNNNNNNNNNNNNNNNNNNNNNNNNNNNNNNNNNNNNNNNNNNNNNNNNNNNNNNNNNNNNNNNNNNNNNNNNNNNNNNNNNNNNNNNNNNNNNNNNNNNNNNNNNNNNNNNNNNNNNNNNNNNNNNNNNNNNNNNNNNNNNNNNNNNNNNNNNNNNNNNNNNNNNNNNNNNNNNNNNNNNNNNNNNNNNNNNNNNNNNNNNNNNNNNNNNNNNNNNNNNNNNNNNNNNNNNNNNNNNNNNNNNNNNNNNNNNNNNNNNNNNNNNNNNNNNNNNNNNNNNNNNNNNNNNNNNNNNNNNNNNNNNNNNNNNNNNNNNNNNNNNNNNNNNNNNNNNNNNNNNNNNNNNNNNNNNNNNNNNNNNNNNNNNNNNNNNNNNNNNNNNNNNNNNNNNNNNNNNNNNNNNNNNNNNNNNNNNNNNNNNNNNNNNNNNNNNNNNNNNNNNNNNNNNNNNNNNNNNNNNNNNNNNNNNNNNNNNNNNNNNNNNNNNNNNNNNNNNNNNNNNNNNNNNNNNNNNNNNNNNNNNNNNNNNNNNNNNNNNNNNNNNNNNNNNNNNNNNNNNNNNNNNNNNNNNNNNNNNNNNNNNNNNNNNNNNNNNNNNNNNNNNNNNNNNNNNNNNNNNNNNNNNNNNNNNNNNNNNNNNNNNNNNNNNNNNNNNNTATATGTCCGTTTGATTTGCGTTCGTtcgatcttttttttaatatcaaatcaaatcaaatcaagagtggtcaatttttttttaaccgccaaatcaatcaaatcaaattacaaatcaattttttttttcgatttaaTTTGATTCATCTATTCAATTTGTCTATATGATTTGACTTATACATCCCTAGACGATATCAAAAGGTGAAAAGATCACAATTATTCAGAAATATCActtatgaaaaatattgtttttctatttttacttgtaaaagtcattttttttatttattttccaaatattttggtcgataaacattaaaactaaaGGGGTACTAAATATGAAAACACCCTAGATAAtacaaaattatgattattgaGAACATTCTACTACTTTTCTGTCAAAATATTAGTCCAtgtcttttaaataaataaaaatattatctgATGCTTAAGTTAAGAGGGGGCCAAAGTTAAGAATAAGCAGCACGAAGCACACACAAACACACGGCTTGTTGTGATTGGCCAGCATAACCAGCTCACACTCCTTCGACTTCGAAATTATTCTtgataattttacttttctttaaagAATTTTCTTTGTCCCAGTTTGTAAGATATTAttagaacaaataaataataatttgaatgctAATTTAGGGGTTAAGGCATACGGATTTGGCACTATACTTATTTTTCCGTCTTCATTAAgttttgtgaaaaaataaatcatcaaataaaaaaactcaGACGcaacaaataatatttatttattttatttttatctggTCTTCGATattatacaataataaaaatatttttttaacgataacaaatatacatattaaaaaagaatattaaaatttttatcgatattattacttaattatcattaaatctAATATCgtcataaattttaatattttactttaagTATCTCTAAAAATCATTTTGGTAAATTTGCTATGGACAGGGTTCACTTAAGAACAAAATGATCATTATccaataaaatttcatatacaaAACTCAAAAATTAAATCCAAAACTTCGAATGAAAGGAGGAGCCATCCTTCTTCACCAATGGTACAACAATCACATTCAACTAACATCATTTTGACCTAACAAAATTTCACttgacaaatatattaaaaaatgattttctctCTTGAACGAAATTTTCAAATGTACcctatactattatttaatatatagtcAAAATAAACATTCGAAAAAGTTTCCTAGCAAAACTCcatcatataaaataagaaaagataaAGTATTGTATTTCATATGATATAAAAAGGAGTTGTGTGACTTTCTGTTTTACTCATGTATAATACTAGTATACACGtttcatctttaattatttatacttgCAAAAAAATTATGCTCTTTATAATATTGTCAAGTCAATACCAAGATACGTATATATTACTATACATATACTTAATAAATGTagtactaaaataaaaatcataaaatagttGCATTAGATTTTGTAACAAATCCATAACAATAGATTATTCTAGTTTTAATgataacaaattttaaaaaaaatctatgatAAAAGGTATCACATTGATGGCGAgcaaaaatactataaataatacaaatatttcaaGAGGGGTCGAAGATCGAGACAAAATGTctattattcaaaaaattgaggggtaaatttgatttataaaagaTTGTTCAATGGGGGTAGTGTTAAAATGATTTCTAATCACTAGTGtgagtttttcaaatttatactcACTCCATTCACTTTTATTAattccaattaaaaaaaaaggtgctATTGTGGATAGATAAAAATGTGCTGGGGAGTAATTTCTGTTTTGATCGGTAGTATGAGATAATACATAACAACCATTCAAATAAAGTGTTAATATAAGGGAGAAGTCGGACAAAATTAATTACtcttgattttataaaatatgatgaCGAATATTTTTAATAACCTAGATAACTCGTATAGAATGAGGGAGTATAATTGTTCGAATAGTATAGACATATCGTATATACatatttcaataaatatgaCAAAATGTACTGAATTAGGCAGCAAATTTGATCTCCCAACCAGCTGTGGAATTCTCCAAAAGTCAGATGCTAAATAAAAGGTCGAAAGATGCAATGAAGTTTAACAGATACACATGGTTTTAGAATTAATTAAGcaaattgaatattaatttgACCAACATGAAATTTCCTTTTCATAACTAACAAACTTCCCATAACAACGATACTAGTacaataatacaataaaatttagCCAAGGAGGCAAAGGTCAACCaaatcttaaaatatattatatgttggAGTACTTATTAATCTCTAATTATTCATTTAGTATAAATTAATAAGTTTTTAAGTTATAACAATCTCTCGTAttacaaaatttttatatttaaatttacaaatttCACATTACTAAGATTTGAcagtataaatattttgaacacTACTAACggtatataaattaatttatctttaCTTGTAGCTTATGTCGCttagactcttcaaaaatattatgtcAGATTGTTCAAAAATAGtgcaattttgaaaaaaattgatactAATACTGTATCAAAAGTGAAAAGTACGTGCACCTTAAGTTATAGCGAACATGTTTAGGATTCCTTGTTAGAATTAGTCTAATCACGTGCCATTCATTTCACATCTCATGCAAACTCCTATAAATACCACCTTATATCACCACTTCTAAACCATCCCATCTTTGAgaaatatttacatatacaaACACACTTCAAATTTCTACTTTGATTACTTGAGATAGATATGGCTATTATCCGTTCGAAAATCGGAATAATTGGTGGTGGAATAAGTGGCATAGCAGCCGCTAAACAACTAGCCAAGTACGATCCAATGGTGTTTGAGGCAACGGAGTGTGTAGGAGGGGTGTGGAAACACTGTTCTTATAGGTCCACGAAATTGCAAACCCCTCGATGTGATTATGAGTTTTCTGATTTTCCATGGACTCAAAGGGATAATACAAATTTCCCTACTTATGAGGAAATATTAGATTACTTGTATTCTTATGCTAAACATTTTGATGTCTTGAAATTCTTCAACTTCAACTCTAAGGTTGTGGAAATTAAGTTTGTAGGTGATCGAGAAATGAATTATTTTGGTGAATATGGAAGTTTATTGACCGGCAATCCTGTTTGGGAAGTTGCTGTTCGTAACAATCAATCTCAAACTCTAcaggttctttttttttctcaatatagTTTTATGTGAAACAATTCAAATTTCGATATtcttagttctttttttttgttttgttttatttttatcagtGGTATGCGTTTGATTTTGTGGTGATGTGCACTGGTAAATATGGAGACATCCCAAATATACCaaattttccacaaaaaaaAGGGCCAAAAGAGTTCAATGGTCAAGTTCTTCATACTCTTGATTACTCTAAACTTGACCAAGAAGCATCTACTAAACTTATGAAAGGGAAGAAAGTTGTTGTTGTTGGCTATAAAAAATCAGCTATTGATCTTGCTGTGGAATGTGCTGAGGCTAATCAAGGTAATCAATTAATTACTAATACTTTATGTAATTCCTTATAAGTCAAAGTATATGAtcctacttaattaattaattaacctagtgtattgaattttaaatatcttaaaGTATACTATGTTTTAACAATTTATGATAGTCTAAAATGGGATTGTCACACGTCAGGAAGGCAATTggaatgtattttatttaaaaagactTGGTAATTtcagttaaattatttttaaatattaacgAATTCATAATAGACTATTTTTGAACTGTATATATTTAAGCCAATTTGGATACGAAGGGGCTTCCCATCTATTGATTGTTTGTTTGTGTGGTTTCTAACAGTAATTAgagcaaaaaataaatttccaaAAACAGGCAGAAGTTGATTTGTCTAAatccataaaaggaaaataaattgtGTTTGTTCACATCAGTACTACTATTCTTTTAGAAAATTGCAAGTGCATATATTGATTTACCAAACTACAAATATACATCATGATGGTCAACTTTacaattatatttgtttttttctatgaaaatgtcaccaaaataaggaaaaaaagaaacttGATTTTTATCTAAATGTCAAAAACACCTTTTTGTTATCTCAAGTCTCATGCTTTGACCTCAAGACAACATCAcagatataaatttttttcacaGTAGAATTGAAAACCGTCCgagttataaattttgaatcataatttaataaattttcaatacaaattatataatttgagCCAAACAAACGCTACACATATTAATTTGTTTGTAGGACCTGAAGGGCAACCCTGTACAATGGTTGTAAGGACTTTGCATTGGACAGTTCCACATTACTCTATTTGGGGTTTACCATTTTACTTGTTCTATTCAACTAGATCTTCTCAGTTTCTCCATGAAAGACCAAATCAAGGATTGTTTAGGACCCTTCTTTGCCACATGCTTTCTCCCATGGTGAGCtccattctttttttctttttcaatctaGTGCATCATCTGGCGTAGGACTAACAAAAGCGCGCTTATACATATGGTGACAGAGAAAAGCAGCTTCTAAGTTAATCGAGTCGTATCTGGAATGGAAACTTCCACTAGAAAAGTATGGACTGAAACCAGAACACCCTTTTGAGGAAGATTATGCATCATGTCAGATGGCTATCTTGCCTGAGAATTTCTTCACTGAGGCGGATAAGGGAAAAATCATGTTCAAAAGAACATCCAAGTGGTGGTTCTGGGAAGGAGGCGTTGAATTCGAGGACAACACCAAGTTGGAAGCTGATGTTGTCATACTTGCAACTGGTTTTGATGGGAAGAAAAAGATTAAAGCTATATTACCTGATCCCTTTCGCAGTCTGGTAGAGTTCCCCTCAGGCATGATACCCTTGTACAGGGGTACAATCCACCCGTTGATACCAAATATGGCTTTTGTGGGTTACCTTGAAAGTGTTTCAAACCTGCATTCAGCTGAGATACGTTGCATATGGCTATCACGACTTGTTGATGATCTGTTTAAGCTTCCATCTGTTGAGAAAATGCTTGAACAGATAACACAAGAGATGGAGATTATGAAGAGGACGACAAGATTCTACAAGAGAAATTGCATTTCCACTTTCAGTATTAACCATAGCGATGAAATCTGCCAAGAGATGGGATGGCAAGTTTGGAGGAAGACAAACTGGTTGGCTGAAGCCTTTAGCCCCTACAACAGCCAAGATTATGCAGAGGAGAAGTAGCTTCATTCAATAACATTTGAAACTTTCCTACTTAATTGACTTATTATTTCTTCTATACCTACTGCTTATACAGTATATTTATCTACTCATTTTAAGGAATAAACATACATGTCTGAAAAGGTCAAGCAAGGTATCCACAAATGTTAAATACCTCAGCTTATGACTTAGAACTTCCATTTTTATCAGTAAAAGTAATGAATAAAGATTAATATTTCAAGTGACTCCATTCTCATTTGCAATTTACTATATGATCCACCACTGTTGGGGTTTCAACAACTGTAAGAAGTGCCAAGTTAAGGCAATTGAAGAAAATTCTCCATTATGCAGTTACTACAACCATAGCAAAGGACCATATACAAATTTATCTCTCGCGGGAGACCGAGTTCAACATTCTACAACATAAATTGTAGCATGACTTTAAACTAACAGCTCCTTTGACATCTATTAAATATAAGTCGTTGTACAGCCTATCAGATAACATACAATTGGCACACATTAGTGGCAGAAAAAGTAGAAGAACTTTATTGGCTAGAGGCAGGAAAAGAATGTAGAAGGGGAAACCTTGACGTTTAAAGACTTTGAAGTAACTTCAATGTCTCATCGATATGCTTTTCAGGTTGGAACTGATTATTATATATGAGTTGAACCACTCCATTCTTGTCAAGCACATAAGTCTGTCTACCAGGCAATGTACCAAAAAGGTCTCCCGGGATTCCCCACTCTTTCCTAACTTTGTTGCCTTCATCACACAACAAGGTAAATGGGAGCCTGTACTTCTTTGCAAAGGCCTGCAGAATAAAACACGTCAGTTATCCTTACAAGAGTTAACAACACTACGCATCCTAAATCTAGAGAACATTAATGAAAGGTGAGGCAATATCTAATAAAGAAGTTCAGAATACAGGATAACTAGGAGTATATCCTTGACATGAGAAGAAacaaaacacaatcacaaattcagacatttagttttttttgaaactggtaatGTCAAATTCAGACATTTAGTAGTGAGTGTACATTTTCAGAAATCCCAACAAATGCTCCTTGAAAGATTTTTACCATGTTTATTTAATCACCCAAAGGATCCTCATAACTTTAAAGGGACAGTCAGACTACTACTTTTCCTttgttttttcctattttatcaGGCAATGCATACGTTATTCAGGCAATGCATACGTTATTGCCAGAGCTTCCTAATAACATTGTATTTCAGCTCTGTGACACTAAAGCCCCAGATTGTTTACTAGTTCTCTACAACTATAGCATACCTAGTATAGTCCCTCAAGTGGAGTCTGGGAGAGTAGATTGTATACAAACCTTACCTCTACCTGAGATTGTCTTTGAAAGAAACTATAACATTACTTCTAGTTATTCGTATATATAATACTCTGTGGAACAGAATAGGTATTTCAAATAGTCAATTTGTCCTACATAAGGACACGAAGGAAGAGCAAGAATAATGTAATTTGGTTTAGGAGAACTAGCACTCTCCAGTTAACCTGCAATAGAAATAAAGTTCCAGACAACAGAATATTTAGCTGTTTAATGCATTGAGCAAGTCAATCTGTAATACCTTGTGGGATTCGATATCATCACCACTAATTCCAACAACTTGCGCCCCTGCTTTCTTGAATTTTTCATAAGAGTCCCTGAAGGCACATGCCTGCAGACAGTTTTTACATATTTGTTAGCTCCAGGTAACTTCTGAAGATCATTGCTACAAAGTtgtgaaattgaaaataatagttcAATGTAATCTATCAACTATTCATGAAGTTGTTGCTGACTTGCTGTAACTCCACAACTTCAATTTTCAACCACTATAAACTAGAAACGAACGAACAAAACATTTGGTCAGGATAACAGAAATTTAATCCCAGtctaaaacaatataaaataagaagGATGAAGCAATTCTCCAGTGATTTCCGTATGATGGTTCAAACAGTAAGTCTATCTTATAACTTTTAAGAGGATGTGCCACCAGAACCATTAAAAGGAAACTCGTTTTCTACGCTAGCCTATAAAGGTGTTTAGGAACACAACTCCATTGTTCAAATAGTTCGTCAATATCCATGTTTGGTTTCTACTTCAAATCAATATCTCATAACAATGTCATTTCAAGGGTTGCAATAATTATTTCCGAAACACGGACCTAATGTATTGGCAAGCTACAAATAGGTCAGAATTGGAAGGTCATTCTTGCAATTCAAGTACCTTAAGCTTCATATTCTCATTAACCATGTACCTAATTTTAATCtacaattcattattttcaagaaTTAATTCATCATTACACTATGAATAAAGCATAAATGATTTTCTCCATGAAAGTGAAATTTCACAGCTAACAGGGAACTggaaaatcaaattttcattGAGTTATGTATACCTGTTTGGTGCAACCAGGAGTTTCATCAGCAGGGTAGAAATAAACCACCACAGGCTTTCCTTTAAACTTGGAGAGACTCACATTTTTTCCATCTTGATCTTTCAATGTGAATGGTGGAGGCGCTGAACCTTTATTCACCTACAAATATCCAAACAAAATTTTATCCGCATGAAAAGCGGAAGAGCTAAAATGTAAAACAAATGCAATGCAATTTACCTTAGCAAcaattgaagttcttgaagaagatgGGGTTGAAAAAGAAGGTGAATGAAGGACTTTAAGGCCATAAAAATGGGATTGTGATGATGTGGAGACAATGGTAAGGTTTTGGGAGATGGGTTTTTTTGGGGTTTGAGCATATTGGAGCAGAGAAGGAAGAGTGTGTTTTACAGAGACCGATAGAGAagccatttttttctttctttctaatATCAAATTTGTATTATTAGCAGATTGTTGGTCTTGTATAGTTAGAGAGATAAGGAGGCAGTGACTATAGAGTTTGGGTGAAGAAGAGATGGGGTTTTTGACGTGGTGCATTATTCGCCATCTATATGTGTAGATATAATAAAGTATacaatttgaattcaaatattatacTGGTAGGATTATCAACTGCTCAAAATAACATGATCACTGGACATGTAATGGTGAGAAAGGAATCTATTAGTTTGGATCatttcatcaaaattaacataaatttgttGTAAATAACGTATTaggttatatttattttagaattaaaacATAGGACATTACAAGCAATAACAAGTCTTTGTACCAAATATTGTTATTAGAAAGCACGTTTTAAAGGTAAAACATACTTAGAGTAAGATTTTGTTGAATCAAATCATAGGGTTGTCTTCTAAGAATCTTTACATGAAAAAGTTAAATTCATTATTGTGTGTCACGTTTTAAGACTAAAATATTACGAGTAAGGATTCTACTGAATCATGTCACAAATCTGCGAAATTAATGTAGCCTTATTGATTTAGTCTATCAATATAAGTGTTAGTATAATTTTgcgttttaattttaaaatgtgactaacaataacaataaactGCTAAACTGTTATCTCTAACAATTGACCACAGATTATTATAAGGAATGGTTTGTGTAGAATGTGTAGCACATCCCAACAATTTTCTTCAAAGCTTCCGCTTATGTTCCCCATTATTGAAACAACACtcacaaaattttaatagaTATGGCTTATCAATAAGTTGAAATgtatttgtaaaaatataattttaagaattatAGTGCATATCTTTGCGTGTAGGATTTTTGATGgctcattttaaagaaaacatgACGATTGTGTTACATTGGGGTGGTGAAATAATCACCAAAATGATCGAATTCAGATACAGAAAATGTGTCAGAGCGATAGTTAGCATGTTTATTTCGAT contains these protein-coding regions:
- the LOC107026289 gene encoding probable flavin-containing monooxygenase 1: MAIIRSKIGIIGGGISGIAAAKQLAKYDPMVFEATECVGGVWKHCSYRSTKLQTPRCDYEFSDFPWTQRDNTNFPTYEEILDYLYSYAKHFDVLKFFNFNSKVVEIKFVGDREMNYFGEYGSLLTGNPVWEVAVRNNQSQTLQWYAFDFVVMCTGKYGDIPNIPNFPQKKGPKEFNGQVLHTLDYSKLDQEASTKLMKGKKVVVVGYKKSAIDLAVECAEANQGPEGQPCTMVVRTLHWTVPHYSIWGLPFYLFYSTRSSQFLHERPNQGLFRTLLCHMLSPMRKAASKLIESYLEWKLPLEKYGLKPEHPFEEDYASCQMAILPENFFTEADKGKIMFKRTSKWWFWEGGVEFEDNTKLEADVVILATGFDGKKKIKAILPDPFRSLVEFPSGMIPLYRGTIHPLIPNMAFVGYLESVSNLHSAEIRCIWLSRLVDDLFKLPSVEKMLEQITQEMEIMKRTTRFYKRNCISTFSINHSDEICQEMGWQVWRKTNWLAEAFSPYNSQDYAEEK
- the LOC107026288 gene encoding peroxiredoxin Q, chloroplastic, giving the protein MASLSVSVKHTLPSLLQYAQTPKKPISQNLTIVSTSSQSHFYGLKVLHSPSFSTPSSSRTSIVAKVNKGSAPPPFTLKDQDGKNVSLSKFKGKPVVVYFYPADETPGCTKQACAFRDSYEKFKKAGAQVVGISGDDIESHKAFAKKYRLPFTLLCDEGNKVRKEWGIPGDLFGTLPGRQTYVLDKNGVVQLIYNNQFQPEKHIDETLKLLQSL